The DNA region GAAAATAATACTCAGGGTCAGATAGATAAAACAAAGTATTCCTACCGTAACCAAAACAATTTGCCTTATCTTTTTTGATTGACTTACCTGCTGTCGCCGTGTATTCCGCATAATAATTTTTTAAAAGGGGTCAAGGGTTCAAGCGGCTAAGTGTTAAAGCAGCCTACGAAATTCGTTTGTAAATTATTAGTTATTCGGAAAACGAATAACTGATAACTATGATTCACTTGAACCCTGGAATCCATGAACCCTGTTATCTTTTTATATTATAGAACACTTTCTTCCCTTTATAAACAGCCGTCCCTCCAAGCTCTTCTTCAATCCTCAGCAGTCTGTTATATTTTGCCACCCTGTCGGTGCGGCACAAGGAGCCTGTCTTAATCTGTCCTGCATTGCATGCCACGGCAAGGTCGGCAAGGGTCGTGTCTTCTGTTTCGCCGGACCTGTGGGAAACAACTGCAGTATAACCGGCTGTCTTTGCAATGCAGATAGTTTCAAGGGTTTCCGTAAGTGTTCCTATCTGGTTTAGCTTTATCAAAATAGAATTTGCAATTCCCTTTTGTATCCCTTCGCTGAGAATTTTCGGGTTAGTCACAAATGCGTCGTCCCCGACTATCTGGAGTTTTTTACCGAGCCTTTCAGTCATGGCCCGCCAGCCTTCCCAGTCATTTTCTGAAAGCCCGTCTTCAATTGAAATCACGGGATATTTTTTTATAAGCGATTCGTAATAATCTATCATCCGGCCCGAATCAATCATTTTACCTTCAAAACTATATTTACCCTTCTCGTACAGCTCTGATGCCGCAACATCCAGGGCCAGATAGACATCTTTGCCGGCAGTATAGCCTGCCTTTTTTATTGCGTCAATTATAAGGGAAAGCGCCTCCTCGTTTGACTTAAGGTTTGGGGCAAAGCCGCCTTCATCGCCGACTGAAACGCTTAACCCCTTTTTCTTTAATACGCTTTTTAAACTGTGAAAGACCTCAGCGCCCATCCTTATTGCCTCATGAAAATTGGGAGCTCCGGCCGGCATTATCATAAATTCCTGTATATCAAGATTATTGTCGGCATGGGCGCCGCCGTTTAAAATATTCATCATAGGGACCGGCAGTTCTTTTGCATTAACGCCTCCGATGTATCTGTAA from Nitrospirota bacterium includes:
- the eno gene encoding phosphopyruvate hydratase, encoding MSKISEIFAREILDSRGNPTLEVDVFLESGAGGRAAVPSGASTGQREAVELRDNGKRYGGKGVKKAIRNIKEKITPRLKGIDAGRQTYIDNLMISLDGTENKGRLGANAILGVSLAAAKAAAAEVKMPLYRYIGGVNAKELPVPMMNILNGGAHADNNLDIQEFMIMPAGAPNFHEAIRMGAEVFHSLKSVLKKKGLSVSVGDEGGFAPNLKSNEEALSLIIDAIKKAGYTAGKDVYLALDVAASELYEKGKYSFEGKMIDSGRMIDYYESLIKKYPVISIEDGLSENDWEGWRAMTERLGKKLQIVGDDAFVTNPKILSEGIQKGIANSILIKLNQIGTLTETLETICIAKTAGYTAVVSHRSGETEDTTLADLAVACNAGQIKTGSLCRTDRVAKYNRLLRIEEELGGTAVYKGKKVFYNIKR